In Gemmatimonadota bacterium, a single window of DNA contains:
- a CDS encoding TIGR04283 family arsenosugar biosynthesis glycosyltransferase: MTSPDYSVVIPALNEGDLIGATVAAARRAFGGRAEYLVVDGGSRDGTAEAALAEGARLVQAPPGRGAQLRAGVEAARGHTLVLLHADTLLPAEAAAALDAALADPVVVGGAFRLRFDPGAGRLSLALRLLAAAINLRSRLLRTATGDQGIFARAQAMRRAGGVPAVPLFEDIQLYRALRRIGRVRLLRPAVSTSPRLWLRYGTGRTILLHLVLRLAHALGAPPTSLARVYPKIRDAAP; the protein is encoded by the coding sequence ATGACGTCGCCTGACTATTCCGTGGTTATTCCCGCGCTGAACGAGGGGGACCTGATCGGCGCGACGGTGGCCGCCGCGCGCCGTGCGTTCGGCGGCCGGGCCGAGTACCTGGTGGTGGATGGCGGCAGTCGGGATGGCACGGCCGAAGCGGCGCTGGCGGAGGGCGCACGGCTGGTCCAGGCGCCCCCGGGGCGAGGTGCGCAGCTCCGGGCCGGAGTGGAGGCGGCGCGCGGCCACACGCTCGTCCTGCTGCATGCAGACACGCTGCTCCCCGCCGAGGCTGCTGCTGCGCTGGACGCTGCGCTTGCGGACCCCGTGGTGGTGGGCGGAGCGTTCCGGCTGCGCTTCGATCCGGGGGCCGGGCGGCTGTCGCTGGCGTTGCGGCTGCTGGCGGCCGCCATCAACCTCCGGTCCCGCCTGTTGCGCACGGCCACGGGCGATCAGGGCATCTTCGCCCGCGCCCAGGCCATGCGCCGTGCCGGCGGCGTGCCGGCTGTGCCGCTCTTCGAGGACATCCAGCTCTACCGTGCCCTGCGCCGCATCGGCCGGGTGCGCCTGCTCCGCCCTGCGGTCAGCACCTCACCCCGCCTCTGGCTGCGTTACGGCACCGGCCGCACCATCCTGCTCCACCTGGTGCTCCGGCTGGCTCACGCGCTGGGCGCGCCCCCCACCTCTCTGGCCCGCGTCTACCCTAAAATCCGGGACGCCGCCCCGTGA
- the mce gene encoding methylmalonyl-CoA epimerase → MSELPLDHVAIAVPSIADALPQFELLTGARGSPPQRLERDGVELVFVGMGAGRLELLQPTRPDSTVARFLERRGAGLHHIAYRVPDLAAALARLRAAGLTLIDQTPRQGAHGRRIAFLHPETTCGVLVELVEG, encoded by the coding sequence ATGAGCGAGCTGCCGCTGGACCATGTAGCGATCGCGGTTCCGTCCATTGCCGACGCACTACCACAATTCGAACTCCTGACCGGCGCGCGCGGTTCCCCGCCGCAGCGCTTGGAACGGGACGGCGTCGAGCTGGTGTTCGTGGGTATGGGCGCGGGGCGCCTCGAGCTGCTGCAGCCGACCCGGCCGGATTCCACCGTGGCGCGCTTCCTCGAGCGCCGCGGCGCGGGGCTGCACCACATCGCCTACCGCGTCCCTGATCTGGCGGCAGCGCTGGCTCGCCTGCGAGCGGCCGGCCTCACTCTGATTGACCAGACGCCCCGCCAGGGCGCGCACGGCCGGCGCATCGCGTTCCTGCACCCCGAGACGACGTGCGGCGTGCTGGTCGAGCTGGTGGAGGGATGA
- the trxA gene encoding thioredoxin, whose protein sequence is MAHNGKLVTVTDANFAQEIENGRGLTIVDFWAAWCGPCRIVAPVLEQLAEEYTGRVTVAKLDVDSNLHTATRYNVRSIPSILFFKDGQHVDTVVGAVPKPHLERKILEHLG, encoded by the coding sequence ATGGCCCACAACGGCAAGCTGGTGACGGTGACAGACGCCAACTTTGCGCAGGAAATAGAGAACGGGCGGGGGCTGACGATCGTGGATTTCTGGGCGGCGTGGTGCGGCCCCTGCCGCATTGTCGCGCCCGTGCTCGAGCAGCTCGCGGAGGAATACACGGGGCGGGTCACGGTCGCCAAGCTCGACGTGGACAGCAACCTGCACACGGCAACGCGCTACAACGTGCGCTCGATCCCCAGCATCCTCTTCTTCAAGGACGGCCAGCACGTGGACACGGTCGTGGGGGCGGTGCCGAAGCCGCATCTCGAGCGGAAGATCCTGGAGCATCTGGGATAG